The following nucleotide sequence is from Lacinutrix sp. Hel_I_90.
TTGTCATCGCGTATTACATTATATTTTATTGAATCTCAGTGTATTTGTAAAATAAAAATTCATGAGAAATAATCGTAGGGGGTAATTGCGGCTTAAGCCTCTAATATTTCAGAAATCAGGATCTGATATTCTTGAATATTTCTTTCGTATTTTTTCTGTACTCTAATCCACAACAAAAGACCAATGGCTAAAAGTATGGCTCCAATTAAATACATGTACACACTGCTATTTTCTCTAGAGAATACGGCAATTAGAATGCTGAAACCCGCAATTATATTTGTAACTATTACTAATTTCCACAAAAAGTGTTGATTAAAAGAAATTTCTACATCGGTTTCATTTTCAATATCTGTTTGTGATAGTTTTCCATGTACAACAATGCTGTTTAAAAAGAACAAGTACCACGCATATAGAATACGTTTACGCATTTTAAAAGTTATGAAATTGTTTTTTTCGTGGTTCATATTAAATACAAACCCGTTAACAGGTCCAACGGCGGCTTCTAAACGTTTACTAATTACTTTAGGATTACTTTTTGATTTAAAATTCCATTTTTTCATGATAGTGTTTTCAATGTTTGGAAGGTACCAAGTTAGTTAAGGTACTAATTTAGGAAATATAAACCGAATATTGCACCTGAGAAAGACATGGGCAGTTTACTGGTGTAAGCAATTTTTGTAAGTAAACTAGAACCAGTAATACATGATATACTTCTTAAGTTGGCCTTTCGTTTTTACTATTTTAAGCGGTTATATCGTTTTTTAAGGTCACACTATCTTTCAGTTTTTGCATCTCTTTTTTGACGCTTTTCCTAATTATAATAAAAAGGATTATTCCAATAGTTACATACGAAACATCGAATAAAACTAAAGTTCAAAACGCTATGTATAAACTAAATTCAGGTGTAATCATATAAAATCCAACAGTATATAAACCAATAATTATAGGAGCAATAACGTGATGAATTGTTTTTCTAAATTGATGAAACGTAATAGCGTTTTCCGCTTTTGTTTAAACATTAGTTAAAATGGCTTGTTTTTTAACTCAGTTCTTTGTCCGGTGTTGTACTTGTTCTTCATGCGGTTCAATATGAATGAGTACATGTCCTAAATTTGGTATTTCTTTTCGTAAATAGTCTTTTAATTTATGGGCAATGTCGTGACCGGATTTTACTGTAATTTCACTATTGACAATGGCGTGTAAATCAACGTGGAATTTCATTCCGGATTTTCTAATAAAACATTTCTCTGTGTCTAGAACACCTGTAACTTCTGTTGATTTTTCTCTAATTTGAAGTATTAAGTCGTCATAAAGTTGTTCGTCCATAACTTCTCCTAATGCTGGCCGTAATATTAAATAACTGTTATATAAGATAAACGCAGAAGCAAATAGTGCTGCCCAATCATCAGCAGTTTCAAAACCTTTTCCAAATAATACTGCTATTGAAATTCCAATAAATGCCATTATCGAAGTTATAGCATCACTTCTATGATGCCAAGCATCTGCTTTTAGAGAAGAACTATTGGTTTGTTTACTTTTCTTGATTACGATTTGAAATGATATTTCTTTCCAAACGATTATGAGACCCAAAACAATCAAAGTCCATGATTTCGGAATTTTATGAGGGGTTTGAATGTTTTGGATACTTTCATATGCAAT
It contains:
- a CDS encoding cation diffusion facilitator family transporter; translation: MNNEKTAIQTTYFSIIGNIALALIKGLAGFFGNSYALIADAIESTTDIFASFLVLLGFKYAKRPADENHPYGHGKIEPLITFGVVAFLVVSATIIAYESIQNIQTPHKIPKSWTLIVLGLIIVWKEISFQIVIKKSKQTNSSSLKADAWHHRSDAITSIMAFIGISIAVLFGKGFETADDWAALFASAFILYNSYLILRPALGEVMDEQLYDDLILQIREKSTEVTGVLDTEKCFIRKSGMKFHVDLHAIVNSEITVKSGHDIAHKLKDYLRKEIPNLGHVLIHIEPHEEQVQHRTKN